One part of the Spiroplasma turonicum genome encodes these proteins:
- a CDS encoding acyltransferase family protein — protein MKNSNIELLRFFMALLIVFFHQYVVFYWKIFLLIKLIILPWIFIPTLVFILITGFYKVNSNKLINIRFLFVVFICWLLNIIIASIVFNFTKNNIPFLGLLLGGRDWWYLWAILLIQLMAPIINKILHSFNKYYILFIIVTLYILLEFTNNYIYGKLFGISNILAMILMYMIGGLIRLEVKLNKIYHYIFCISFLIIHWIISSILSYYYDFKFLSSQLSIWYALFAIVFFTLIVSIKPYNNKFINYIGGCSLFVYLYHYLPQILEEKYLTPSILKGIDQNLSYLIFSTITYISTFVFAAIIYKPINHVSNKFANFKIFRKLSKFNCYKK, from the coding sequence ATGAAAAATTCAAATATAGAACTTCTTAGATTTTTTATGGCTTTATTAATAGTATTTTTTCATCAATATGTTGTTTTTTATTGAAAAATTTTTTTGTTAATTAAATTAATCATATTACCTTGAATTTTTATACCAACTTTAGTTTTTATTTTAATTACTGGTTTTTATAAGGTTAATTCAAATAAATTAATAAATATAAGGTTCTTATTTGTTGTATTTATTTGTTGATTATTAAATATTATTATTGCATCAATTGTATTTAATTTCACTAAAAATAATATACCTTTTTTAGGTTTGCTTCTTGGAGGCAGGGATTGATGATATTTATGAGCAATATTATTAATTCAATTAATGGCACCAATTATTAATAAAATTTTGCATAGTTTTAACAAATATTATATATTATTTATAATAGTCACTTTATATATTTTATTAGAATTCACAAATAATTACATTTACGGAAAATTATTTGGAATATCTAATATTTTAGCAATGATTTTAATGTATATGATTGGTGGTTTGATTAGACTCGAAGTAAAATTAAATAAAATTTATCATTACATTTTTTGTATATCTTTTTTAATAATCCATTGGATTATTTCGTCTATTTTGTCTTATTATTATGATTTTAAATTTTTATCTAGTCAGTTGAGTATATGATATGCTTTATTTGCAATTGTTTTTTTTACACTAATAGTTTCAATAAAACCTTATAATAATAAATTTATAAATTATATTGGAGGTTGTTCATTATTTGTTTATTTATATCATTATTTACCTCAAATTTTAGAAGAAAAGTACCTTACTCCATCTATATTAAAAGGCATTGATCAAAACTTATCCTATTTAATATTTTCAACAATAACTTATATTTCTACTTTTGTATTTGCAGCAATAATTTACAAACCAATTAATCATGTATCGAATAAATTTGCAAACTTTAAAATATTTAGAAAGTTATCAAAATTTAATTGTTATAAAAAATAA
- a CDS encoding acyltransferase family protein, translating to MRQSKIELLRFLCALGVIFFHVGGIEELWPSWLYVVFSPFAEVPIPIFIIITGYMSFNNKKNRGVYYLITCFYYYLLFLLLETLINIENENFVFTNLLTGGSRWWYLWSMIPIYFVGPFYNIISKTFSKYQLLFFIVILLSVFYLTSEIKYSFPPSLGNFVYLSCGYLIGNWLNRYEKDIKIFIKLWFSYIYIISMLIIEIIIFATIKYVDDSPIGPHVLILAISIFTIFNNFKIKNNKFINFLGSLSLSFYLFHYSLFEVILIYLDNYINTYDRNLLLIIYFFITTLSTFIFSIIIIFPINLLIKNTNKLYNFIYSFIYEKISNKMKKVKIDNNN from the coding sequence ATGAGGCAATCAAAAATTGAATTATTAAGATTTTTATGTGCATTGGGAGTAATTTTTTTTCATGTTGGTGGAATAGAAGAATTATGACCTAGTTGATTATATGTTGTATTTTCACCATTTGCTGAAGTTCCTATTCCAATCTTTATAATAATAACTGGGTATATGTCTTTTAATAATAAAAAAAATAGAGGTGTTTATTATTTAATTACTTGTTTTTATTATTATCTTTTGTTTTTGTTATTAGAAACATTAATTAATATTGAAAATGAAAACTTTGTTTTCACAAACTTATTAACAGGTGGTTCAAGATGATGATATTTATGATCAATGATACCAATATACTTTGTTGGACCATTTTATAATATTATTTCAAAAACATTTTCAAAGTATCAATTATTATTTTTTATTGTAATTCTTTTATCTGTATTTTATCTAACTTCAGAAATCAAATATAGTTTTCCACCTTCATTAGGTAATTTTGTTTACTTAAGTTGTGGTTATTTGATTGGAAACTGGTTGAATAGATATGAAAAAGATATAAAAATTTTTATAAAATTATGATTTTCATATATTTATATAATCTCAATGTTAATTATTGAAATTATAATATTTGCAACAATCAAGTATGTAGATGACTCACCAATTGGTCCTCATGTTTTAATTCTAGCAATTTCTATTTTTACAATATTTAATAATTTTAAAATAAAAAATAATAAGTTTATTAACTTTTTAGGTAGCTTATCTTTGTCATTTTATTTATTTCATTACTCATTATTTGAAGTAATTTTAATCTATTTAGACAATTATATTAATACCTATGACAGAAATTTATTACTAATAATTTACTTTTTTATAACAACTTTATCAACTTTTATTTTTTCTATAATAATAATATTTCCAATTAATTTATTGATAAAGAATACAAATAAACTTTATAATTTTATATATTCATTTATTTATGAAAAAATAAGTAATAAAATGAAAAAAGTTAAAATCGATAATAATAATTAA